The genomic window AGGTTGGACGCGTCTTCTTTCCCCAGCCATGCTCGGGCTTCTTCTATCTAACTCATagcaaggagaggaaaggaaaaacaaaactccatTTCCCATCATGCCTAGGGCTAGCGTCCCCTCCACGCCAGGGCGTTTCCGCGCCGCGTACTAGAGCTATTTCCGCTGAACGCGAGCCCTTTCAAGTTCCTGGTCTTTACTTCCGGAGGTGTGTTGAAGGCGGGGAGATAAAGAACGtaagtaaaaaagaaagggatGTGACGAAGCTCCAAAGAACGTAGCTAAAAAAGAAAGGGATGTGACGAAGCTCCAAAGAACGTAGCTAAAAAAGAAAGGGATGTGACGAAGCGTCTGCGCCGGAAGTGACGTCACGGAGGGCGCCGCGCTGTGTGTGAGCAGGGTCAACCGGAATGAGCGGTTCCTTGTGCTGTCGAGCGGCGGGGTGAGTCCTCGCTAAGGGGGCGGGGAGGAGGCTCTGCCAGCTGCATTCGCTCCACGGGAGCCGAGTCCTTGGACCACggttagggaagggaagggaaggatgcgGGTGGCACCGGGACGGCTCACTAGTCTCTTTCTCAGGAGTCGCCGGACGCTGAGCCTCGTGCCTTGGGCCTCGAGAGGCTTACTTCCTCCGGTCGGAGCCAGGGCCAAGAACGGGACCGCGGAAGAGGAGGACGAGCTAGATCGACCCATTCAGTTTTCCTCCAGCAAGGCGAACCCGCGCCGTTGGACCGTGGAGCACTCCCTGGGCAGCGACCGCCATCGGCCCTGGTGGAAGGTCGTACCCTTGAGCGTCTCCCTTATAGCGCTCATCGCCTGGTGCTTTTTAAGGGAGGAGACCGAGGTCGATCGATGGCTGGCTGAAGGCTTGGAAGGGGAGTCGGCCGAAGGAGATGTCCATTCCGAGCTCCCTGGAAGCCAGGCTGGCCTGGGAGCTAGGACTTGATGAAGGCCGTTCCAGACACTTGGAGAAAGGTCTACCTCTGCCACCGAATTCCTGTGTCATTTTTGTCAAACCGCTTCCTCATTTAGGCCTcggttttctcctttgtaaaatgaaggggttggagcaAATGGAGCATTGGAtttctctcagctctgacttTGATTCACCCTAGGATTTGTAacatctatatttttcttttcaggttATCAGGTGTCTTGCCTAGTCTTAATCCTTGAATTTCAGCCTAGTGGGACATGCTGGATGTGTCCAGAAAGATAGCAGTGTTCTTAGAGGGCAGACTCAGTGACAGCAGTAGACCATCAACAGAAGAAAGAAACTGCCCTTTGGCTCACCCAAGCTTCCTAATGAAACTTTTGAAAGGGCTTCTCAGGCCCTTTAGAAATGTTGGTATTAAACATTCTAGTAATTAACAACTGGTGCTTTTAAATGTGTTGGGGTACAAAGCACAGTGCAGAATTGCCAGTTGGATATCATTTGCATGAAAATGccatccattttgtttttataaaacaaTGTGAGAATAAATGTTACTTCTGTAGGATTgaaataaagtaaataatttGCCTTTGGATGGTATCTTTATGTGCACCCCTTTAAAAGAAGTTCATGCCAAACATGCTGATGAGTTTCCCATGTCTTGTTAGGGAAGAGATTTAAATTggtttttaattataaaattcatTAATTGTACAATAGAATTTCCATTAACCTTTAAGTTTGCTACTGATCCTGTATTAATTTTGGTGTAGCAGTGATGGATCATATGCAGGTAcatattaagttcctactatgtgccaggcactgtgtcctATAAGATACAAAGGGTCAtagaatttgagatttggaaggAATCTCTGGCCTTGTACTCTAAAGCATACCTAAGAGAGCAAGTTTATAGGCCTGTGGTTAGGTGATTACTCTAAATATCTGACAGTGCAAGTTTGCAAAGTGCAATAGGTTCTTGACCCATATTTGATTAGCAAAGTAACTCTTTGGAAATAGGAACTATgggtattatttccattttagagctTAGCATTTGAATGAGGGAAAGGGAACAAatgcacatttatatagtgcctattagTGGCTGGCTGATAGGTGctcttatctcatttttttttacagttgaagaaacttaaGAAAACAATGGTTAAGAGGCTTGCCcggggtcacagctagtaagtctatGAGGCTGGAAGTCTTTCTGACCACAGGCCTAGTCCTCTATCTATTGAGCTATGGGATTCCTCTGAATCAGTTTATTCCAAGTTGTTTCTTACCGGagaaaaacaaagtagattgaTTTGAttgtgaatttaaaaattaaattagtgtCCAAAAGTAACATTTAAGTTTAATGTacttaaaactttatttttccctcaGTGTGCATCTAGTGCAAAAAAattatagctagtatttatataattctttaaggtttgcaaagtgtgtGTCACAAAcatatcattttattctcattacaACCATGGAAAGTAGGGgctattatccccatattacagttgagtaaattaaggcagctaggttaaatgacttgctgagggtcacatagctggcaaATATctatggcaggatttgaactcagagcttcctaactgaattcagcactctatccactacactaccagCTACTTCTAGTACATAAAGATATCACCCAAAGGCAAATTATTTATAT from Notamacropus eugenii isolate mMacEug1 chromosome 1, mMacEug1.pri_v2, whole genome shotgun sequence includes these protein-coding regions:
- the UQCC4 gene encoding ubiquinol-cytochrome c reductase complex assembly factor 4 isoform X2, which codes for MRVAPGRLTSLFLRSRRTLSLVPWASRGLLPPVGARAKNGTAEEEDELDRPIQFSSSKANPRRWTVEHSLGSDRHRPWWKVVPLSVSLIALIAWCFLREETEVDRWLAEGLEGESAEGDVHSELPGSQAGLGARTWNFSLVGHAGCVQKDSSVLRGQTQ
- the UQCC4 gene encoding ubiquinol-cytochrome c reductase complex assembly factor 4 isoform X1, with translation MSGSLCCRAAGSRRTLSLVPWASRGLLPPVGARAKNGTAEEEDELDRPIQFSSSKANPRRWTVEHSLGSDRHRPWWKVVPLSVSLIALIAWCFLREETEVDRWLAEGLEGESAEGDVHSELPGSQAGLGART